The genome window gacgatagaatattcgtggtcatcccaaggcggtcgaaactcggtgccatggaacattaaaactttctctttggcatgagaaggatacgtccgtagggggCTGAAGtgcgcagcgagttcagcatgttgctaagccttgagtggtgcagcggaggCTGTATtagcgtggagtcgcaatctagcaagtgcgtttgcaggaggcagaacaatacacaaTTTGTTCAGCAAGTCATAGTAGTCTAAGGGTatgatggtctccgaaactttcaaaggGCAAGAAACGAAGAAAGACgttgctccaacgagacagatatacaggagggataagtctcgattctccagagggagaatcatgtgcaacgggcCACACATATTGAGGAGTACCtccaaaacaacaactccacgaagctcaacggaccgagcgagcggcgaggagttgtcgcatgatctcgcttaagagaatgcattgatggatgcattgcgagatcaagtgagggagcgacccaaagcaacataaatgaaggcacacttagagtcgatatggagatcggactcaatggagagctgacccgtggaatggtgggtgtgaagaccatcatcaactcaatgcaaatcgaggagcggagcaacttgggtgtaacttggtgaagtacataagccgcatgaagagagccagcatagaagatggaacatagcgcgaaggcacaaagctttccttggacagaggtcaaggacatgaactcttgtaggacAAGAGCGGgacaagagcgggatcatgtcgttccttggggtccttctttctgatggagcggactcatcttgcatggtgccaaagacgaatggAGCttataggcacatgcaccttatctcgaaaaagtctttgatggaggaaccaaggcgactcaactcacgaaggcgaagttgggttcagaaggccttagcacgaagCAAGAGGATGTGAAGGcgaatactcttgaagaatatgccacaatgctgccatgaaggaagcggtgcgtagcggagattgtgctggtaggggcaaagacCCAGGATTCAAACAATGGCGCATCAATTTCAGCGAAGTTGGTAGACTTCGAGAGCTaccaggcgacggactgtcctagagcaatgCTTCGTctgggtgtgacccgagagcgggtggacgaaggtcgagtgccaaaggagcgaacacaattgaaggtggaagaggccacacattgagggatcacaatccgagttcatcccacaaggatcagaatgcaattgagatgtcaccaggaggcgacatggtgtagtggatcgtggtggaacagttcgtggtaatgcaATACACACGAatcttgtcccgtgagggactatatcatacagaggtatgatcgggagctactgggagctccacttcgatgaacaacacgacgacaagaatggCTATGGATTCAGGGAGTGAAAGACAGGTACCgtaaaggcgggtcttccgtgcgtgtatcgaattttgcatcaaatgaaagccttggtcatcagcatatgggggctatataCCACTAAGGGAAAATTTtgaatgtaagtaccagtgagtcccatgggagggacttgatcatgcagaggtataatcagagcagctggagagttggactgctccagtgctcatattcgcttaagggagcctgacaagtcaaaggacaaagcCGAATaaacgaacattgctaccaaggaagctaaggagaacagaattggtacgAACCCTATAACATGATAGCAAAAGCCATATATAGGAGTTGCAGTATGTATTTCCATCGACTAAGGggatctgcttggagaacacagaggtgttgaagcagggggtcgaaagagaagaggaagcgacgacgagtccagagggacttagctacccaaaaccaagcatcagttagaatgaaggtggactcggaggagtaccatAAAGACatatctaccgatcgtgaagaaatggatgtagatgtgaggcgacggatagtagggtcataggcatggcagcgccatggtaccgcagagatgGGACTTTCgtgaagtcattgatcccttgctctcaaggagggagagcgcttggtcgtgaaaggggccaagaaggtggagcatgcggaggcaaactccaagtaccaagacaaggctgaagggcagaggccaaggaacttcgtaagaccggtgtcaacgagcttctcatcaagatagccgaaagtgaaggacttcgggtcatacaagagtgtacgaccaaggaatgaagtaggcagtacacggtgttgtacctttgctactcagtggagtaagcGGTAAGGTTGATGGAgaggacggtacaatcccagtagcgaccaaaactattaaagacttactccaagttggggtgaaaacttcctgcattacagaagttcgatggcagtgagaagatgaatcacagtagctataaCTCAACACAAGAAGTGCAAACATAAGAAGTGCTCAGAAGCgtgagcaaagagcgggcgaaggctagtaaccagctcgatgcatggagtacaaaccttgaggcaagcgaagtcaagtaacctttgccttctcaactcttaagagaatggacgaaaccgagtacctcaattcttttatctatctagtagaggagctctgcacatgttcaaagacccttcgaagaaaccaaatggaagacaatagttgtcaaatccttaccaatgATGATCAGTgccactgagagtagattatctgctttatttcctaacagaatgtcaatcgaaagcggaagtgatgcgaacctacttggaagtgacaactaagtgaaagaagagtcgatgggcaaattttgtggaggaaagactcaaaaacttcaaaagtttgcgagacgatgctcattaaaactccaacaagcatccacccaattcaagcagcatgaggcatttgagagactggtgcataggaaggatggtcttttcctttatcagAAGGATCCGCATGaaacaacagggatcaacacaacttagccaaccccacattagagtcaagagtcattggcgagttgaaacagcatggcggatcaaaagttcgactactcaataacaacagcagagagcaattgggagccaagaggtgcattgcagttggagcaaaagattgaagactcagcaaaggcgagaagttgcagtgtcggcaaaaacttcgacgaggacgtcgaaagaataagtgggggagaacatcatggacaaaactgtaaacagggtgtttaatgcaatgctcatgtatgtccgtgtcttttggtttgttcatgctttgcacagcatgtagagggacggtcgaaggcttaatagccccattttaattgggtttgttggtcgttttaggcttgtaaataaaggttgtgtcatgtggacacttgtgagagatacttggtctgtagtggaccattttagatcctttgttgtgcaaccgttcagagcttgtaaagtctgtttgtaatttacattggctataaagtgttttatgaaatgtttgcttgtggatcccaagtgaggcattttttctaacccgttttctcttttgcaggtcctaagggaccatgggaggtttcggagagggtgacctttgcgaacggacatgcaagggtgccgcacgacttaggcaaaaccaactaaggctGTGACAATACGGGACATTATACTCTTAACAACCATAATTCCATATAAtgcatttgttatttgttataaCCATCACTTTTGTTGTCTGCCATATTGTAATGTTTGTCGCCACAACCATGAGACCCTagaaaaaatttaattatagaaAATTATAAGATAAAAGTCGCTCTTAATATATTAAAGAAATGGGGACCCTTGCATCAAGAAGGGGGATGTCATGAGGATTGAAATTGATCATATATCTCATATGTGGTCTCTTTAGACagtttcttatttatttttccaTTACACCATAATTCACCTATAAGTAAATTAGAATAGAACTGGGATCACAGAAAGGGTCAATTGCTATCTTCAAAATCATTAGTGAATAGAATTGGATTTCTGTATGAATTACAGAATAGCTAATAACTACAGTAACATATttgtataatataattaatatctaTTTTTAATAGATATAGCATACTCCTTTAATGAATTATTCTTCATTGTCTTTTTTCAGATTTTGTATCTATTATATTTTAATACTACAAGTTCTTTAAAATCACATCTTACAAGAAAATGAAGATAAAGAATCTGTTAGCATATAAGTTcccaattttatttaatttttcatattttttgcttttttaattattaatctttCTCTATGATTCCCGATTTCACAGATCAAATATGATAGATCGTTCCCGTACAACTTGCATTGTTCATAACATATCTCAATTCAGAGGGGATTTTGCACACTATGGTGCAAAATAACATACTAGACCAGCAGCTTGCATTGTCAGTTTGTCACTATCAAAGATATGTGCGCAAGTGTGAAAGTAGATTTTTTATATTGTCAGCATGTCCATCTACACATGAACATCTTTTCATTATTTACAAAATGGAACTATTTAGATGTCACTATTCAGGCTATCACAAATGGTAACAAAGAACCTCTAGAGATTAGTCCACCTGCATAGACACATGCCAAAATGAAGGTCATCTCTCATATGCACCAAACAAAACAAGAGTTtcctcagaaaagaaaaaaatcattctTCATGAAAGTGTAGCACATGCCAATAAACTTCAAGTTCACATGAAATAGACAATCTAAGAAACTCACTTTAGACCCAAAAGAAATACGCATAGACAATTTATGAAGTTCAAAAGTTACTGTGAATGACCTATTTCATCAACGTAGTCACTtttgtcatatccatgagggtcaAAAACATCTTTACTGAAGCATGTCCCAATCTGGTCTATATCTTGATACCTCACAGCATGCTGCAGGAAGTCAGGATTTCGATAATCCTTCCTATTACGTAAATCAGCATTAAAACTTTTCCCACACCTCTTATATGCAAGAAACTTGTTTATCTTTTCCTGAAATAATGAGAATGAAAAGATCAGCAAAAAAAAAAGGCACAAAAACACAGATATAAATGAGACTATGCACAGGTTTCTTACAATTATCTGAATCATTCTGGTCATTATGGGTCCATTCATTTGTTAATTAAGAAGATGTTACTAGTAacaaaataaacataaatatgcattgcctaagtcggttACATTGAACAATGCACCAAAAtttaatcattttttatcaaCTGGTTGACTACAGAGTACAGACATGAAGTACACATGCAGGACAAACAGTAACCAATATTGTGTCCCTTGATAAAATATAACAGCATATTTCAaacaaatataataaacaaagttGACACCAGCATTGGATAATATTGATAAACATAAAACAGAAGTTTAACAAAGGCAAAAATAGATTTAGGTGGGAGGAAACCTGTAGCTCCGTAGGGCATTCAGTTGATGGAGGTGGAGGAAGAAAACTACTTAATGGGTCATCCTTTTGCACTTCCATGGAAACTACAGCATCTTCAACCTGAGTTACTTCGGTCACAGATCCAGTAACATCCATTGGCATACCATTTTCAGATCTAGGCTGTTCAGATAAATCAGAAGGTTGGAGTGGTTCTAGCTGAGTGTTTGGCATTAATATGTGGACAGTTCCTGGAGGCGTTCTATCATCTGCATTCCCCAGAAAATCAACAAGAGAACACAATGAGTGTCCTCTCTATGAATCTACGTACGTGCATCAAGATGCAAACTGCTATAATGCTATTTTAATGACCTTAAGCAAAATTGGTACTACGAAattagtttcagaaaaaaaatgttAATCTTTCGGAAAGAAACTCAATGAAATGACCAATAATAAGGTCAAAAATATCTTCCTTAACAATATAAAGTACTGCAAAAATAAGAGAAGTCCTCAACATGTAAGAAGCAGATATTTGGTCGTATGTGTCATCATataatcattttaatttcaatttaTTAGAGTTACTTGTTAAGTATCTAAATAACTAGGTTATTCCTTACGGAAATCAAGATTATGGACACTGTGGTAAGCTAAATTTGTTATTTCAACAAATGGAAATGGCAGAATTTACTTTTATGGAATCTTCACAGAAAATCTCAGATTATTACACAGTGCAACTTGTGTGAAGCTCAACTTCATGAACTTGAACATGTTTCCTTGTGCACTACAAACCTGGAACATCTGAACCAAATTGTCAAAACTAAGGTCACAGAGTGACAACTTAAAATTGAAGGTGCTGACCAATTTCAGGATTCCTTTTGAATCATAGTATTTCCACTTTATAAGACGATTTAATTCCTAAGATAACCAGTCTTAAGGTTAAAGTGACGAATAGATTGTGGCTGCAACAGAACTGACGAAATAGCCTTTAAAACATATTTATGAAATACCTAGTTAGAGCAAACATTAACAAGGCAAAATTGTTATAATTTGCATAATATTCTTAATTAAAAAAGGTTCGGTATTAAAATTACCATCAGGAACTTGAACCTCTGCTCCAAGCATGAGACGACCATTGCTCGAAATCTCTCCCTCCTGCCACATCCGATGCTTTGCAATATAAGAAAGCTGTACTATAAAATCCACTCAAACTTACAAGGAACATGCTACTATACAGATCAGTCAATTCTTATACAGTCAAATTTGTAAGGAGAGTAGGAAGAAACCATCATTAGGGCATGGATAGAGAGAATGACTAACTAATTTGAACAGGATTAAGGTACTGTAACTAAAATGAACAAAGAAACCCTAAACGTCTAAACGTCACCTCGGGCTCGGGAGACATAGCGGTCTCATCATGTTCGTAATCAACGATAGCAAGTGACCCCGTCCTCATCCTCTGAGAATCCAGAGGCTCCGGAAGAGAAGAAGACGTCAGCAGCGGAGGAGAAGGGGAAATTGCGGGGAGGGGAGAAGCCTGTAGCTGAgaggggagcagcggcggcggcgtggGGCTCCGGGCGACGGGACTCCTTAGGGTTTCGTAATCCATGGCATCGTCGACAGGAGGGGATCGAGGAAAGCCGGGGGGCGGAGTGGCCTCGAATGACAAGTCCTGCAGGGCAGCCCTCGTGCCTCCATCGACGTCATCGGCGCTACCAGCTCCGGCGACGGGATCCGCCGAGGTGGCCGGAGGCGCAACCtgcacctcctcctcttcctcttcctcttcctcgtcgtTGTACACGGAGAGCAGATCGATGCCGCCGGTTCCGGACGCCATGTTTGCCTTCGGGAGAAACGTCGCAACTTCGATCTGACCTAAACGTGCGAGAGATTCCGGGCCTTATCGCGAGCCAAATTGCGActgggcgagcgagcgagcgaccgCAGGAGTATATGGAGTCGGATCGAGAAGGGTCGAGTCGGATCGGGTCGGGTTGATTTAAACACGAAAATCCAATTCACCAACTCGAAATCGATCCGTTTCTTAAGTCGAAATTATGGACTAGGATTCATTCCATATACgtattgataggggtaaaaataaaTAGGACATGACACACCAGATTTGACGTAGCACCGTCCAACGTCAGCCACCCCTgagcggcacactgccccaggggACGAGCATTAACACCAACGTAACGTGCACCCTCGCTCACCATACCCAGACGACCTCATCATCTGACCCCGCACGATCGGACGAGGCAGAGGAATGCGTCGAccaaggctcgccataccctgcggcagctcggccttccacgcaacgcccacgacgacgacgGACGCGATCAGGTGCACGGCCCTGCCCCGGCAGGATAGCGCATCAGATAACATCAAACTCACATATAAATACCCTTGGGCTCCAAACGAGCAAGATAAGCACAAAAAGGCACGATTTCACCCAAAATTCCTCTCctcatcactgacttgatcgttggaggggtcgggccgaatcgCCGACCCGACCTGCGCAGGTACTCGAGCGAAGCCGATCCGACCCGACGGCGCGAAGCATTCCAGGCAGATCCCCCGTAATCGACCACCCCAAGACCCCGAGAGAAGCCTCGTCTGATCCTGGtcgttcggacccctgaaccaacTGCGTCGACCCCAAGGCGACAGCTAAAAAGATTACTTACCGTAACACGTATTATTCGAATAAAATATCACCAAAAAACATATATTTACAATAAATCAATCCAATTTATTGATTAATatgaaattataattatatgTGATATAATGATAACTTATATCCAATAGTAATAATTGCGTACCAAGTCTTCTTGATTAGCCTTCTTGTGTAgttgattttattttctttcgTAAAGATATTTAGTCCCAATTAAAATGTAGTGGAACTAAGGATTTATCAGATTCTAGCATCATCCTTATCCATAAAGACatttttttaaagtttattttaaaatgataaaattatgtTAGGGGCACTAAATAAGATTTTTCATCCTATATTAGTGAGTAAGGGAATCAAATACTTATAAGTTTTTATTTCACTTATTTCTTTATAGGTCTCTTTTAGAGCTCACTCTAAAACGGTAAAATCATAGAGACTAAGATAATTTGTATGTATGATAACAAAATTatcttattatttttgtttttggATTTACAACTTAAATGTTATTTTTTTCCCATCAGGTAGTACTTACTCTTACGTAAAAGATAACCTTTATTGATAAAGATAAGTTCAAATGGATGATGATGTGCGGAGGCTTACGGTTTCTTCAaaagttaaattatttttataaaattattttaaaataatatattactgatctttatattttttaatagaatCTTACACTCTCAAtagtattaggatcaagagcgacaataagaaggggggtgaattagtacagcgaaaaaaaatattgattccgaaaaatattcgtttcgattcaatccatttcagaaagagttttgaattgatttcattatcaaaatccaagattcaaagatctctccctttttgataatgacaatcaattggtgaataagttaaccttaactctccctatctatatatcatattttgagaaaatatatttttgaattcaaggcttttaAATTCAAGCATTAAATTGATAACTTATTATTCAATCATGCACAAcataatatttatcatgattcaccgattcaaaatatgataccacgtatccattttcaaatttcgaaaGATGATACGAATGAcaattcatcatggtatcaattataaatagcaagttaagctcatgatatctcatcataataattTGATATGAAATAAAGCATAATACTAAGAATGAAACATTTaaaagtaatcatgccacataaGTAATTATGTCACATTACGATACATttcaaataaatatttgatatttttcaagtatttatatTTGacaataccaatcatatttcaagcatttatgataagatacaagcatatttacgataagatacattacaTATATTTATAATGCCAACTGGTCATCAATAttgccatattttggtatcatttctccctctttgtcatcaacaaaaatgagaacaatttaacaatacaagtgtgataaaaattcaagcaagtttcacgctAATTTATCCAACCGTTATTGCATCATTGCAtgataacattcaaaagttcttaacattaaaagttatcaatattaaagTGATCACagcaacatcaaaagttatcaacattaaagagatagattcTCTCTCTTGTCATCAAAAGTTTgaacgaagaagaggaaggaaggtaaggagggaatccaatcgaatttgtaaaatgatttgattcaaaatatcCTGTGAAATCAGATCGTCATTCTTGCAAATAATCATCATACACTaatattcatctttcaaggatcaagatattcatcggaattcataaaattcatctttcatgagaagaataataaagaattcatgggagaggagtatcacatgaaaaaAGATATTCACGAATagaacttcataattcaaaactgTTTCTCATTCAAAATTTACAAGAGTtaaacccgtgagagatgtatttgtcaatgaaatcgataaagtgattaagtgtatcaaaaatcattaagtgatggagcaagggtacgaagtaaacttgataccaagaaagataaaaatgaaatagattcataaaagccccattcatgaaatacattaagataaGAATAGTCCAGaaaaaaatacaacaaactcatgcattcagacaatttaacattcctaactcccttctaatgaaatcaaattattcttcatttaaaggttttgtaaagatatcgaccaattgatgttttgtatcaatgaattctaaaattgcattatgattattaatatgatctcatataaagtgatgcctaatgtcaatatgtttagttctagagtgctaaataggatttttcgttaaacatattgcacttgtgttatcatactttataggtatattcttcagataaattccataatcctctaaagtattttttatccatataatttgagcacaacatgcaccaactgcaatatactcagctttagttatggataatgcaaccgagttttgtttcttggaagaccaagagacaagtgtgtgtcctaaaaattgacatgttctgaatGTTATTTTTCAATCTATTTAGCAGCTAGTAAAGTCAACATCAGCATAACCaagaaattcaaaatttttatattttggatatcataatcctagtttatgggttccttttaggtatctaaaattcCTTTTGACagtttttaaatgagattgcttagggttagattgaaacctagcacaaagtcctacgctaaacatgatgtatggtctaattgcggtgaggtatagtaaactacctatcatatcctataagttttttaatcaaagctttctccaccttcgtcaatgtctaacttagtggaggtactcataggagtattgatagtcttcgaactatccatattaaatcattttaacaagtctaatgcatattttgtttgactcataaaaatatcatcattaagttgtttgatttgtaagcctaaaaagaaagttaattcacccattaaactcatttcaaactcttagttcatacttttggcaaataattcgcataaagattcattcgtgaaaccaaaaataatatcatcaacataaatttgaataataagatataaattacacaaataaaaaagtaaactagaatttagagtggttcgattgacctacatctacttctgattcctcctccgtcgaggttaccatcgtccactaatggtcttccttcaatatgcgaagaccaaccacctctttacaacactttctccttttcacaggttcaggttcaggagataacccttacaagtcacacacctctcttgaatgatctcaacacttagaaagggaggaggagtactctaatacttttacaacactttaacacttcaaagactcaaaatTATGTTAATACTTTCGTgtcatttcatgcagaaaaatgtgaggtatttatatgccccaatggctttaaaattggagtaaaaaagtatTTCATCCCAGTTTTccgaggtactagtggtaccaccgcctgacacctgacactggatggtaccactataacatcccccatttttgaaaatttagtaaaaggtatgtttgtaaaaataaggattatttaataattattttatattaaatgatattatattaaaggtttatggctagggacctaagagtaaatattagaatttgatataatttatgaaagattcagatttaagttagaaaatatatatatatatatatatagtggacatgtgtcactaactaacataaggttggtgccacttatgttcactctaaagatgacacctagcccctttcatgcatgcatgacacattgcaacttttgcattagccaaaacccaaataattagatgaaaggttaaagaaaacaaacctgaagagttgcagccaacgtgagtttgagaagagaagggaagaagaagaagaagaagaagaagaagaagaagagcttgaggtttttcatcaattttctcacatttgggattcaaataattttaaggcaagtgttctaacccaatcccacagtaaccttaatctctgttttcatttttattctgtaaaatttgaaagatttcaactgggaaccagacct of Musa acuminata AAA Group cultivar baxijiao chromosome BXJ2-3, Cavendish_Baxijiao_AAA, whole genome shotgun sequence contains these proteins:
- the LOC135607685 gene encoding uncharacterized protein LOC135607685 isoform X1 produces the protein MASGTGGIDLLSVYNDEEEEEEEEEVQVAPPATSADPVAGAGSADDVDGGTRAALQDLSFEATPPPGFPRSPPVDDAMDYETLRSPVARSPTPPPLLPSQLQASPLPAISPSPPLLTSSSLPEPLDSQRMRTGSLAIVDYEHDETAMSPEPEEGEISSNGRLMLGAEVQVPDDDRTPPGTVHILMPNTQLEPLQPSDLSEQPRSENGMPMDVTGSVTEVTQVEDAVVSMEVQKDDPLSSFLPPPPSTECPTELQEKINKFLAYKRCGKSFNADLRNRKDYRNPDFLQHAVRYQDIDQIGTCFSKDVFDPHGYDKSDYVDEIENEMRREMERKEQERKKSQKVDFVAGGTQTATVVPSLNINTQNSASVAVAALAVLPPVPTTVDATTRDGRQNKKTKWDKVDGDIKSSTLSGGHDNPSTTSVHAALLSAANAGAGYTAFAQQKRREAEEKKVGDRKFDKRS
- the LOC135607685 gene encoding uncharacterized protein LOC135607685 isoform X2 yields the protein MASGTGGIDLLSVYNDEEEEEEEEEVQVAPPATSADPVAGAGSADDVDGGTRAALQDLSFEATPPPGFPRSPPVDDAMDYETLRSPVARSPTPPPLLPSQLQASPLPAISPSPPLLTSSSLPEPLDSQRMRTGSLAIVDYEHDETAMSPEPEEGEISSNGRLMLGAEVQVPDDDRTPPGTVHILMPNTQLEPLQPSDLSEQPRSENGMPMDVTGSVTEVTQVEDAVVSMEVQKDDPLSSFLPPPPSTECPTELQEKINKFLAYKRCGKSFNADLRNRKDYRNPDFLQHAVRYQDIDQIGTCFSKDVFDPHGYDKSDYVDEIENEMRREMERKEQERKKSQKVDFVAGGTQTATVVPSLNINTQNSVAVAALAVLPPVPTTVDATTRDGRQNKKTKWDKVDGDIKSSTLSGGHDNPSTTSVHAALLSAANAGAGYTAFAQQKRREAEEKKVGDRKFDKRS